The nucleotide sequence GGGTCATTTCCAGCCCTGCCTCGCCCGCTTGCTGCATGGCAAGCCATTGCAAATACCAGGTTTGCGATCGCTGACCGCACAACTGCAGATAAAACTCCGAACCATTCGGCGCATCCAGCCCCCGTCCCTGATAAAGCTGCCGCAAATAGCGAATGACATTGGCATCGAGAATGACATCCGCGTCCAGAATCTGGCCGGTCAACGGATTCACCCGCGACGGGCCAAACCCAATGGCCCAATTGCTCAACGAATCAGACCAGCGCACCACGTTGTAGCGCACGTCAGACGGATCCCAAGTCGCGTTATTCGGCATTTGTCGCGCTTCAATAGCGTTCTGAAACCCCGCTGCGGCAAAGGCTTCATTCCAAACCAAAATGCCCTGGCGAATGGCCTCGCGATATTCCGGTGGCGTCGTATTTTCAATCCAAAACACGATGGGCTCTTGGGGGGGCGACATCTCAGCCTGGGGATCTTGCTTTTCGAGATGCCAGCGATTGATGTAGCGCACAAAGGGATCAGCACGACGAACTTGCTGGGGGGCTCGAAATGCCGTGGTAAAGTAGCCAACCCGTTCGTCCGCCTGACGCGGTTGATAACTGTTATTCACTGGCAATGCCGACAGGCTATAGCGCACCTGCAAGGCAAAGCCCCGACTATCCGGAATGCCATCCAGGGAAAAGCTAAACAATGCGGCGAGCGGATCCGTCGCGCCCCCACCGACAAAACCGACCACAGTGCCTACTTCCAGATTTTCAGGAAACATCTGCAACGACTCGAGCTGCGACAGCTCCGGATTACGGCTGTAATTGCTCAAGGCCCAGCCCAATCCCTCGGTCAGATTGGCTAAATCTCGCTCCATCAGCAGGGTCGATAAATCGATCAGCTTGGCCTGCGTGCTGGGGTCGATACTGACCACATCCACCACGAAGATAATGGAATCGCTGAATGACGTTTCTTGGAGTCGTTGTTGCCAACTTTCACCGCCAGTGTTGCGCAAGTACGTGTTAGGCACGGCCACCTGCACGCGATCGCCCGGCATCGCGCGAAACTGCATCACAAAATCATTGATCGGCCAGCCGCGAAACAGCCCCGCTTCTCCCAAACCGGATTCCAACGTTGCCGAGAGCAAAAAGTTGCGATTGAACTGCCGGGGCGTGAGGGCCAGGTAAGCTTCGCCGCGATCGACATTGCTATAGACCGTCAGCAAACCTTCTTGCTTTTCCAGATTTTGAGTCAGTTCTGCAAAGTCCAGCAGCGCCCCTACCGCGTCATCGGTTTCCGTCACCACGTCATCAGCCTGGGCATAGGCAACAGTCTGATGAGACCAAGTTCCTCCTAGCGCCAACAACACAGCTAAACACACGCCAACGATGCTAAGTACCAGGAATTTTAGGGAACGGGTCAGACGATTCATGAATTTTCTACTGTGCAGAATGGCTCCTATACAGTTTGAACGGCTCAGCACAATTTTGGGACAACTTTAAGGAGAAGTTTCGGAAACAAGCTAATGAATTGAAAGGCCAAGACGGCTGTTGCTACTTAATTCAATTTTCATCTCTAAAACCATACCCAAAATGTATCGGGGACGCTGAGAGCTTGTTCGAAACTTGCCAGCCTTAACAGATGCCTAGTGATCTAAACAATGCTGAATATCAGGTGCACTGTAGCCGAGATAAAACCCAGTGCAATCCACAAAACTGTTGAATCTGTGGGTTTCGTAGACTCGACACTACGCTACCGTCTCATCAACTCCGGTCCAACGCTGTACTAGCAGAGCAGCGCGATCAGGTGCCATTAATGAGCATGGGAGAGACAACCGCTCACCATGGTCAACAGCAAAGCCAGCGTAGATGCACGGTGCAGTCATAGGCCTCCAGGCTAGAAACGCTAGAGGCAAAACAGGCATACAGCGCGGCCTTAACCTGCTGTGTCGCCATCATCGTCGTCCTCTAACTCATCCACCATGTTGGGACTGATTAGAGTGATATCAAATTCATCCGGTGGCGTAGGATTCGTCGAGTCGCGCCGCAGTTGATAAAAGATGGCTCTGGCTTGTGGCCCAAAGACAATTTCGTCCTCATTTTTGAGGTCATGGGCAGGTACTTTGCGACCATTGATTAACATACCGTTGGCACTGGGTTTGCCCTTGAGGTTGCCATCAACAATGCGGTAATAGAAGGTGTTGTCGTCTTTGGGCAATTGCACCAGGGTTGCATGGTGACGCGACACAAACTGTGATGAGAGGCGAATGTCGCACTTCGGGTCGCGGCCGATGGAATAGACTGAGCCGTCTAGGATAATCTCGCGGCGGCCTTTACTATCTTCGACGATAAAGATGTTGCTGAGTTGAGATTCTGAAGCCATCCCGACGATTATTCCTTACCGCGCTGAGTTAACAGTACTATCACAAACCTTTATGGTGTTGCCACTTAGATTCTGTAACAGTAACATCACATTTGGTCATCAGCTTAACTACTGAACACAAAGTTGTCGGCTGCAAGCATACAGGAGCCATGACCTCTCTCAAGAATGCCCGAAAAAACTGGAACAGACCACGTTTCGTGGGGACAGATAGAGGCGGCATCCGACTGTTTCTCGCTATTCGCCAAAAGTCGTCCAACTGAGCTCGGCGGCATGCGGGAAAGTGTTATCGCCGCCGCTGCGAAAATCGATAGCTAGTGACGGATGGCGAGTTCGGCCTGCAAAAAGTCGATAAATTGTCGAGCGGTGCGGCCAGAACGGCCATTGTGCCGAGTCGCCCACTGGAGGGCTCGCTGTTGCAAAGTCTCATCGTCAATCTGGAGCTGGGCTTGCGTCGCGAGGTGACGCACGATCGCTAAATACGTCTTCTGATCAGCTGCATCAAAGGTGAGGGTAAGACCAAAGCGATCGCTAAACGACAGCTTTTCTTGCAGGGTATCCCAAGACTGAATTTCGTCTTGATCACTGGGGCGGGGGCGATCGCTAAAGTATTCCCGCACTAAATGTCGGCGGTTGGAGGTGGCATACACCACAACGTTTTGGGCACGGGCGGTCACATTGCCTTCCAGCACGACCTTGAGCGCTTTAAAGGCGTCGTCATCTTCTTCAAAGGACAAATCATCCACAAAGATGATGAACTTTTGCGGCAAGTCTCGCACTTGCTCCACAATCGCCGGGAGCTCGGTCATGCCCGCCTTATCGACTTGAATCAGCCGCAGACCGCGATCGCCATACTCATTGACCAACGCTTTCACCAGCGACGATTTGCCCGAACCGCGACTGCCGTATAGCAACACATGCAGGGCGGAGTATCCCGCCAGCAAAAACTCCGTATTTTGAATCAACCGTTGACGCGGATCGTCATAGGCGGCCAAATCGTCCAACTGCACGGGATCAGGATGTGGTACGCCGACCAGCGTATCCGCTTGCCAGCGAAACACGCGATATTGCCCCATGGGACCAATGCCTTGCTGACGGTAATAGGTCGCTAGCTCGATCAGGCCAGTCTGCCAGTCCGGTAGCGCCGGAAAGGAGACCTCAGGCCAGGACTCCGTGTCTAAGTGCCACACGATAGGAGTCTCGGGCACTTGGCAAACCGTTTGCACCCATTGACTGAGTTGCTGACTTCGACAAGCATAGAGGCCCTGGAGACGACGCAGGTCACTCTGGGCGGCATGTAAAAGGGCGGGGGGCAATTCCTGCACTGGGAGGCGCTGGGCCAGTTGCGAGAAGGGATTATCCGATCGCACAATTTGCTCAATCAAATGCCCCTGCCAGGTTTGCTGTGCGGCGGCTAATTCCCGAAACCAGTGCCCGTAGGCGATCAAACATTCAGCGGAGTCTTCTCGGCAAAGGGCGTCGAGCAAATTGAGCCACGCTCGGCTAATCGGCGTCTCTAACACCGACTGATACAGCAACAGACCCGCTGCCTGCTGCTGAAATCGCTGTACCGACGCGATCGCCTTAGCTGCTAATCCACCCATACTTCACTCCCTGCTGACGCCTGCTCCACTGAAGGAATCGGAATTTTTACAATCTCAGTTTTGTCGGACAGGCACCTTGCCTGCACTGGAACAGCCGAGACGGCTGTCCACACTTAATTAAATTTCCATTCCTTAGCAAGATACCGCCCAGATGCCTGCCCCTCTCAATTCTGCGACAAAATCTAGCCCGCTGAAAGTGACTCACCTGCCAACCATCGACGGAACTTCACCCACACCCCCCGCCACCCTCTCACCCTGCCACCCTCTCACCCATCCACCCATCCACCCTCTCACCCATCCACCCATCCACCCTCTCACCCTGCCACCCTCACACCCATCCACCCTGCCACCCTCTCACCCATCCACCCTCCTCAAGCGGTTCCAAAAGTCCTTACAATGGCACTAACGAAAAGATGACGTGAATTCAGTTCAGGACGTTTGCATGGCAGACCAACTCCTTCGGGCCACCGCCGCCGATGGCGGCATTCGGATTGTCGGCACCATTACCACCGACTTAGTAGCAGAAGCCCGACGGCGCCACCAACTGACCTACGTCGGCACCGCCGCTTTAGGTCGCGCGATTTCGGCGGGGCTACTCTTAGTTTCCAGCATGAAACGGGCCGAGTCGCACATCAATCTGCGAGTCAAAGGCGATGGGCCGATGGGCGGGGTCATGGTCGATGCGGGACTAGATGGTAGTGTTCGTGGCTATGTCGATCGCCCCGAAATTGAACTGCCCCCGACAGAAACTGGCAAGCTGAACGTGGGAGGCGCGATCGGGCGCAACGGCTACCTCTATGTGGTGCGTGATGTGGGCTACGGTCAGCCCTATTCCAGCACAGTAGAGCTGATTTCCGGCGAAATTGGCGAAGATCTTACCTATTACCTGGCGACGTCTGAACAAACCCCTTCGGCGTTGGCGCTCGGTGTGCACGTCGATGAGCAAGGCGTCGAGGCGGCGGGAGGCTTGCTACTGCAAGTGATGCCCAAAGCCGCGCGCGATGAATCCTTGATTTCGCTGCTTGAGTCCCGCATGGGCACGCTGGCTGACTTTACGCCCAAGCTACTGGACAAGCAAACTCTGCCTGAAATTTTTGAAGCGCTAGTCGGCGATTTGAATCTAGAGATTCTGCACGACGCCGAACCGATGAACATTCGCTTCCACTGTCCTTGCACTTACGATCGCATGTTGGGAGCCCTCAAAATGCTCGGTGTGGATGAGCTGCAAGACATGATCGAAAAAGATGACGGGGCCGAAGCCACTTGTCACTTCTGCGGCGAAGTCTACACCGCCGACAGCAACAAACTCGCCGGATTGATTGACGATCTCAAGAAACAGCGATCGGAAGCTTTGAATTAGGCTGATTCAGCCAAGATGCTGGGCTATGGTGCATTACGCTGCGCTAATGACACCCTACGAATGGCAATGCTTTGCCAGATCGCCTTAACTGTGACCGACTCCACCGACTTAACTACGCTCACCTCATCCACCCAGCTACCCTCACACGCCGCTCAACGATCCCCGCCATATGGCACTCTGGACAGTAGACCGACCAAACTGCTGGAGGAGCGATGGGCACGACGCCGAAGATTATTGCGCTGGATGACGATCCCACCGGATCACAGACGGTTCATAGCTGTTTGCTGTTGCTGCAGTGGGATGTCGAGACGCTGGTGCTGGGTCTAAAGGATGACTCACCGCTGATGTTTGTGCTGACGAACACACGAGCACTGTCGCCGGAGCAGGCCGAAGCCGTCACGCGAGAAGTGTGTCAAAACCTGAAGGTGGCTATTCCCCAAGCGGGCGTTGAAGAATTTTTGGTCGTCAGTCGTTCGGACTCGACGCTGCGGGGCCACTACCCGATCGAAACGGATGCGATCGCGGCTGAACTGGGTCCCTTTGACGCCCACTTCATGGTGCCCGCCTTTTTCGAAGGGGGCCGCATTACCCGCGACAGCATCCACTACGTCGTGCAAAATGGCACCCCCGTGCCCGCCCACGAGACGGAATTTGCGAAAGATTCTGTCTTTGGCTACAGCACCGCCTATCTGCCGGACTATGTGGCCGAAAAAACCGGAGGCGCGATCGCCCCTGAGCAAGTCGAACGCTTCACTCTAGAGCGAATGCGATCGGGCGTTTCAGATGCCTTAATGAGGCTCGAAGGCAATGTGTGTGTGGCGGTAGATGGCGAAACCCAAGCAGACTTGAACACCTTTGCCCAAGAAGTTTTGGCCGCCGCTGCTGACGGCAAGCGCTTCTTATTTCGCAGTGCAGCGAGTCTGTTAACCGCGTTGGCAGCGCTGCCTCCCCAGCCCATCGCCGCCGAAGACATGGCGCAATACGTCAAAGACCATCATCCCGGCGCGATTCTCATTGGCTCCCATGTGAAAAAGACCACCCAGCAACTGGCCGAGTTACTCAAAGCCCCCGGCATTGTTGGCGTCGAAGTCGATGTGACGCAGATGTTGGACGATTGGGCCGCTGGGCGATCTCGCCTCTTAGACTCCACCCTGGCCCAGGTCAGCCAAATTCACGCACAGGGCCAAACACCCGCGATTTACACGAGTCGCGAAGAACTGACCTTTCCCGATGTGCAAATTCGCCTTGCCTTTGGAGAGCAGGTGTCAGGTCTCTTGATGGACATTGTGCGGGGCTTGCCCAGCGACCTGGGCTTTTTGATCAGCAAAGGGGGCATCACCTCTAACGACACCCTAAGTCAGGGACTCGCCCTCCGCACGACCCGGTTATTGGGACAGATCTTGCCCGGAGTCTCGGTCGTCCGTACCGCAGCTGACCATCCTCAATTTGCAGCCATGCCCGTAGTGCTCTTTCCCGGCAATGTTGGCGACGAAAATGCCCTTGCTCTGGCCTATCAGAGGCTAAGCTAGGGAAGCCGCTAAAAGCACCCATCAGCGATGATCCCCGTTTTCCCGCTATGGGTTGCCTGATACGGCATCATCAACATTGCAATTGTGGAAAGTGTCATGTCTGAGGCAGATAGATTCCGGGTCGTCATCTTCGGGTCTGCACGTTTGAAGCCCGAAGATACGGTGTATGAGCAGGTGCGACGGTTAGCCCGGTTGCTCGGGCGAGAAGGCATGGATGTCGTCACAGGCGGTGGCCCCGGCTTGATGGAAGCGGCCAACTGGGGCCATCGCGAAGGGCGGGAAGACCCCAACAGTGTTGACGGATCGAGCAAATCCTACGGCCTCAATATCAAACTGCCGTTTGAAGAAGCGGCCAATCCCCATGTGGATATCAAGCACGATTACGATCGCTTCTCCGAACGGCTCGATCATTTTATGCACCTGGCCAATGCCGTCGTGGTCGCTCCCGGTGGCGTCGGCACGCTGCTAGAGCTGGCCTACACCTGGCAGTTGATGCAGGTCGAGCACATTTGCAATATCCCCATCGTGCTACTAGGCGATATGTGGGAAGACTTTTTGCGCTGGGTCAAAGCCTGGCCCCTCGAGAAACGGCTCATCAATCCCGAAGACTACGAGATGCTGTACCTCGTGCGGACGTCCGACGAAGCCTTTGAAATTGTCCGTGCTGCTCAACGCAAGTTTGTCGAAAGCAGCAGCGAGTTTTGCCTCAACTATCAACAGTACAAACTGTAAGGGCTTCACTTCGCCACCAACCAGTGGGCACGCTGTTTGCTGAGGAGATCTCTGGAAAAGAATTTCCCGTTCGTAGGGTGTCATGAGCGCAGCGTCATGCACCGCAACCGGGCATTTTTGTTTCCTTTCCGGAGGTCTCCTTAGCCAAAAGCCTCTGGTACCACCTCAAACCTCAATGGACGGGTTAGTCGTGTGGGGCCAAGTTTGCAAAACCTATAGATTCAATAGCCCTGTGGGTCGCACTGCGTTTGACCCACGCTACACCGCACCCGAATTTTTAGCCTTGACCGAGCACCAGGGGATTGCTTTTGGACAAGAGAGAAATTGAGACTCTGAGTTGGAAAAATCGCTTAAGACTGGAAAGCGGACAAATCCAGGCCCGCTTGAGTCGTGAAGAACGCTTGGAGCTTCGCCGTGATCTGGGCCACCCCGCCCTCGACGTTGGATTCAACATTGAGGGGCAACACGGGGTCGTGCAGCGACAGTCGCAGCAAAAACCAGCCGTCTTCGTTCGCATTGGTGCAAGCAACGCGAATTCCCTCATAGTTATTGGGCACGATCGCCCAGCCGGGTTGCTCCGCAACAAATGTCTGCAGTTGCGTAATCACTTGGTTGCCGTGGGTCTTAAAGTCAGGTTCCAAAATTTTGAGGCGCAATTCCTGGCTTTCGACGGGTTCTTGCAGGTTGGCAATGAGGTCAGTCAAGCGTTTGCCGCTGAGTCGGGCCTTAGCGAGTTCACCCAACAGCTTGCTCACGAGGTAGGCACCGTCGTCCAAAAAGTAGTTTTCGCGCATGGCTCCGTGGCCCGAGGTTTCGATCGCCAACCAAGATTCCTGCCCGGCCTCATTTAGCCGCATCGCCTCGTTGATCACATTTTTGTAGCCCCGCTTAAAGCGATGGTGGACGCCATCCAAGTCTTGCTCGATAAAGCGAGTGAGACCGTCGGAGGTGATGGAGTCGGTGACAATGGTCGAACCGGGATGTTCTTGCAGCACGATCGCAGCAATCAGCGCAATCAGTCGATTCCGATTTAGTTCGCGCCCTTCGTGATCAACGGCAGCGCCGCGATCGACATCCGTGTCAAAGATGATGCCAAAGTCCGCCTGGTTAGCGGTGACAGCGCCACAAATCGCGGCCATCGCCACTGCATTTTCCGGATTGGGGACGTGATTCGGAAAGTTGCCATCCGGGTCGAGAAACTGACTGCCAGTGGTATCGGCTCCCAACGGTTCTAACACCTTGTCAGTGTAGAAACCACCGGCGCCATTGCCCGCATCCACAACGATTTTCAACCCACGTAAGGGTTCATCAAAATGGTCGGGATGATTTACCGCTGTGCGAATCTGTCGGACTAACTCGGCAGCATACGCTGAGAGCAGATCACGGGGGACGATCGCTCCCGGCACCGTCGTCACCGCAAATTCATTCTGTGCCGCCAACTCTAAAATCTTCGTGATGTCCGGTTTGCCCAGGCCGCCCTGGCGAGTGAAAAATTTCAGCCCGTTGCGGTTGAAGGGCAAATGGCTGGCAGTGAGCATGATCGCGCCATCGCATTGAAACTCGGGCAGCACCGTACTCATAAACATCGCCGGAGTCGAGGCCAAGCCCACGTCGTAAACCCGGCTCCCCATCGCCGCCATACCTTTGATCACCGCCGCCATCAGGACGGGGCCAGATAAGCGACTGTCGCGCCCGATCGCGAGCGTCAACTCGGCAGCGGGCTGGTGCAACTGGGCGGCGAGCCAACTGACAAAGGCTTGCCCCAGCGTGTAGGCCACCTCCGGGGTCAGGTTCACGGGCTCATCCGGCACGCCAGCGATCGCCACCCCCCGAATGTCGGACCCATTTTGCAGGGCAACCCAGTTCACCGATGTTGCAGAAAGAACCATGTGCGATCGCTCCGTTGCGGCTTCCTGTTCACCATAAAAGTGACCCGCGCGATTCCGCCATTTCTTCAGCTTTTTTGCACGTCAGGAGCAACCGGCTGGCGATCGCCCCGATGCGCCCCAACGTCCTGGTCACCATTTAGACTGAGCGCGATCGCTGCATCAGTGAAGTCGCCGAATAGATCGCCAGGGCCATCCAGATGCAGCCAAAGGTCACCAGATGCGTTGGGGTAAACGGCTCACGATACAAAAATACGCCCAACATGAGTTGAATCGAGGGCGCGACGTATTGAAAGAAGCCCAGCGTTGAGAGCCGCAGCCGCTTGGCCGCATTGTTAAACCACAGCAGCGGCATAGAGGTCATCACCCCGGCACCGATGAACAACAGACTCAAGCCGACGGACTCGCCAAAGTGTCCCACGCCAGTAACCTGCCAGTAGCTCACTGCCATCAATGCCAGCGGAGTAATCAGCAACGTTTCCACCGCTAGGCCCACCAGCGGGGCCACCGCCACCACTTTGCGCAGCAGTCCGTAAAACGCGAAGGTAAACGCCAGTCCCAGGGCAATCCACGGGACGGCACCAAACTGCCAGACAAAGTAACCGACACCGATCGCCGCCAGCCCCACCGCAATCTGTTGGCCCCGCAGCAGCCGCTCTCGCAAAAACACAAACCCCAGCAGCACCGTCACCAGTGGATTGATGAAATAGCCGAGGCTGGTTTCCACCACGCGATCGCTGTTCACCCCATAGATGTACAGCCCCCAATTGCAGGTCAGCAAAGTGGCCGTCACCAACAGCAAGCGCCAGGTCTTGGGCGATCGCAGCAGCACCCCCACCTCCGGTTGCCGCCGCTGCACCAGCAGAATGCCCGTCAAAAACACCAGCGACCAGATCATCCGGTGACACAGCACCTCAACGGGCGAACTCTGCTGAAAAAACTTCCAGTAAATGGGCAGCAGGCCCCAAGCCCCATAGGCCAGCACGGCATACAGGCTGCCCGCCCTCACAGTCGATGGCTGAGACGATTCGTTCAAGCCGACTCCTTACAAGACAAAACCCCTATCCTACCAAGGGAAGCAAGGTCTGCATGAAGGTACACCATTCTCCCTCTCCTCTGCTCCCTTGCCCCCCCTGCCCCTTCGCATCCACATCCCCCACCCCAGCATTCATTCCCGCAAAGCAGTGAGATAAGATAACAGAGCAAAATTGATGCCGCCACCCGAGGGGAAAGTTCGGTGCGTGAACTGCTTCACCAATCCGACACTGTGCCGCAACTGTGATGAATCTCTGCCACACAACGGATATGAGGCTCTCAGTCAGAACACCCGCTGGTGGCTTTGTATCTTGACCGCCTGCGATGCACAGGCTCGGAGATCAATCACGAATGACCACTGCGCAAATTTTGACTCACCCTGGCGTCTTTGACGTCGATCAATCGCTCACGCTGCCGCCGTTGCCCCATGGCCGCCCCTTGTTATTAATTGGTCATGGCAGCCGCGATGCCCAAGGCCGCCAAAACGTGCTGGACTTTGCCACCGCATATCAAGCTTTGGATGCTTCTCGTCCAGTCATCCCCTGCTTTTTAGAACTGACCGAACCGACCATTCAAGATGGGGTCGATCGCTGCGTGGAGGCAGGCTACACCGACATTTCGGCGCTGCCCGTGTTGCTGTTTGCCGCGCGACACAACAAATTTGATGTCACCAACGAACTCGATCGCGCCCGCCAACGGCATCCCCAAGTCACATTTCACTATGGGCGGCACTTTGGCATTGCCCCCGAAATTTTGGATTTGTGGCGCGATCGCCTCGCCCAACTCGACACCCCCACCTACAATCCCCATCAGGTTGAGCGCAAAGATACGGTCTTGCTATTTGTCGGTCGCGGCGCTAGCGATCCAGATGCCAACGGCGATGTCTACAAACTGGCGCGCATGGTGTGGGAAGGCAGCGGCTATAACACCGTGGAAACCTGCTTCATCGGCATCACCCATCCCCGGTTAGAAGAAGGCTTCCGCCGAGCGCGGCTCTATCAACCCAAACGCATCATTGTGCTGCCGTACTTCCTGTTCACAGGCGTACTGATGAAAAAGATTCAGGATATCGCCGCTCAACAGCAGGGTGACCATCCCGAGACCGAAGTCATTTGTCTGCCGGAAATGGGCATTCACCAGCAGCTCCTTGGCGTCATGCGGCGTCGGGAAATTGAAACCCAAACGGGATCAGTCGCGATGAACTGTGAAATGTGTAAGTTCCGCTTAGCCGCCTTTGAAGCCAACAGTGCTAGCCACGGGCATGACCACAGTCATGGACATGAACACGGGCACGGTGATCACGCTCATGGTCACAGCCATGGCCATACTCACGGACATTCTCATGGTCATGGACACCACCACGAGGGAGAAATGCCCGATCCCTACGCGGAACCCGCACAATATCACGATCGCATTTGGCAGGTGCCCTAACAGCGATATCTTGAGGGTGGAGTCCCGGTGCTCCGCCCCCGTTCTTCATGGTGATTGATGATGAGTGAGTCCTTTATTATTGGCGATCGCGTTTATCTCGCCACCGCGCCCCCCTACCTCAAGACAGCCGATACTATGCCCATGCTGCGCCCTGGCGACACAGTCCCCGTTGGCACGCAGGGCGTGATCTTGCAACAAAAGCCAGGTGACTACTGGGCCGTCAAATTCGAGCAAGGTGCTTTTCTTGTAGACACCAGTTATTTAAAGAAGGTCGTCTACGAAAGCAAACCCGCCGCAGAAGAATAGCGTTCACCTTACCTGCAAATGGGCCGTCGAACCGTTCCAGAGCTATTAACGCGGGGTAAAACCGCTAGACGACTGCTGAGTTAATACCAGTGCACAGGAGCACGACTATACAATCGCGTCAGTTCCCGCAAACGTTCGCGGAGTTCACCCGTGAGCATTTCGGAGCGATAGCGCCAAGCCCAGTTACCGTCGGGCTTACCTGGCGAATTCATGCGGGCAAAACTGCCCAACCCCAGCACATCTTGTAGGGGAATAATCGCTTGATTGGCGATAGAACTCAGCGCCAGACGAATCAAGTCCCAGTGAATGCCGTCGGCGTGGAGCCCCCCCAAGTACCGGAGCACGCGATCGCGCTCATATTCCGAAGCCTTGTCAAACCACCCCACCGTCGTGTCGTTATCGTGGGTGCCTGTATAAACCAGGCAATTTCTCACATAGTTGAATGGCAAATAAGGATTCGTGTGATCGCCACCAAAGGCAAACTGCAAAATCTTCATGCCGGGAAAGTCAAACTGATCTCGCAGCGCCTCGACCTCTGGCGTAATCACGCCCAAATCTTCCGCCAAAATCGGCAGACTGCCAAATTCTGCTTTCACCGCATTGAAAAACGCTTCGCCCGGCGCTTGCACCCACTCACCGTTCAAAGCGGTTTCTTCGCCTTCGGGCACGGCCCAATACGCTTCAAACCCACGAAAGTGATCGATTCGCGTCAAATCAACATAAT is from Leptolyngbya iicbica LK and encodes:
- a CDS encoding four-carbon acid sugar kinase family protein, whose amino-acid sequence is MGTTPKIIALDDDPTGSQTVHSCLLLLQWDVETLVLGLKDDSPLMFVLTNTRALSPEQAEAVTREVCQNLKVAIPQAGVEEFLVVSRSDSTLRGHYPIETDAIAAELGPFDAHFMVPAFFEGGRITRDSIHYVVQNGTPVPAHETEFAKDSVFGYSTAYLPDYVAEKTGGAIAPEQVERFTLERMRSGVSDALMRLEGNVCVAVDGETQADLNTFAQEVLAAAADGKRFLFRSAASLLTALAALPPQPIAAEDMAQYVKDHHPGAILIGSHVKKTTQQLAELLKAPGIVGVEVDVTQMLDDWAAGRSRLLDSTLAQVSQIHAQGQTPAIYTSREELTFPDVQIRLAFGEQVSGLLMDIVRGLPSDLGFLISKGGITSNDTLSQGLALRTTRLLGQILPGVSVVRTAADHPQFAAMPVVLFPGNVGDENALALAYQRLS
- a CDS encoding LOG family protein, which codes for MSEADRFRVVIFGSARLKPEDTVYEQVRRLARLLGREGMDVVTGGGPGLMEAANWGHREGREDPNSVDGSSKSYGLNIKLPFEEAANPHVDIKHDYDRFSERLDHFMHLANAVVVAPGGVGTLLELAYTWQLMQVEHICNIPIVLLGDMWEDFLRWVKAWPLEKRLINPEDYEMLYLVRTSDEAFEIVRAAQRKFVESSSEFCLNYQQYKL
- the rarD gene encoding EamA family transporter RarD, with translation MNESSQPSTVRAGSLYAVLAYGAWGLLPIYWKFFQQSSPVEVLCHRMIWSLVFLTGILLVQRRQPEVGVLLRSPKTWRLLLVTATLLTCNWGLYIYGVNSDRVVETSLGYFINPLVTVLLGFVFLRERLLRGQQIAVGLAAIGVGYFVWQFGAVPWIALGLAFTFAFYGLLRKVVAVAPLVGLAVETLLITPLALMAVSYWQVTGVGHFGESVGLSLLFIGAGVMTSMPLLWFNNAAKRLRLSTLGFFQYVAPSIQLMLGVFLYREPFTPTHLVTFGCIWMALAIYSATSLMQRSRSV
- the hslO gene encoding Hsp33 family molecular chaperone HslO; the protein is MADQLLRATAADGGIRIVGTITTDLVAEARRRHQLTYVGTAALGRAISAGLLLVSSMKRAESHINLRVKGDGPMGGVMVDAGLDGSVRGYVDRPEIELPPTETGKLNVGGAIGRNGYLYVVRDVGYGQPYSSTVELISGEIGEDLTYYLATSEQTPSALALGVHVDEQGVEAAGGLLLQVMPKAARDESLISLLESRMGTLADFTPKLLDKQTLPEIFEALVGDLNLEILHDAEPMNIRFHCPCTYDRMLGALKMLGVDELQDMIEKDDGAEATCHFCGEVYTADSNKLAGLIDDLKKQRSEALN
- a CDS encoding ATP-binding protein is translated as MGGLAAKAIASVQRFQQQAAGLLLYQSVLETPISRAWLNLLDALCREDSAECLIAYGHWFRELAAAQQTWQGHLIEQIVRSDNPFSQLAQRLPVQELPPALLHAAQSDLRRLQGLYACRSQQLSQWVQTVCQVPETPIVWHLDTESWPEVSFPALPDWQTGLIELATYYRQQGIGPMGQYRVFRWQADTLVGVPHPDPVQLDDLAAYDDPRQRLIQNTEFLLAGYSALHVLLYGSRGSGKSSLVKALVNEYGDRGLRLIQVDKAGMTELPAIVEQVRDLPQKFIIFVDDLSFEEDDDAFKALKVVLEGNVTARAQNVVVYATSNRRHLVREYFSDRPRPSDQDEIQSWDTLQEKLSFSDRFGLTLTFDAADQKTYLAIVRHLATQAQLQIDDETLQQRALQWATRHNGRSGRTARQFIDFLQAELAIRH
- a CDS encoding FHA domain-containing protein; translated protein: MASESQLSNIFIVEDSKGRREIILDGSVYSIGRDPKCDIRLSSQFVSRHHATLVQLPKDDNTFYYRIVDGNLKGKPSANGMLINGRKVPAHDLKNEDEIVFGPQARAIFYQLRRDSTNPTPPDEFDITLISPNMVDELEDDDDGDTAG
- a CDS encoding phosphomannomutase/phosphoglucomutase translates to MVLSATSVNWVALQNGSDIRGVAIAGVPDEPVNLTPEVAYTLGQAFVSWLAAQLHQPAAELTLAIGRDSRLSGPVLMAAVIKGMAAMGSRVYDVGLASTPAMFMSTVLPEFQCDGAIMLTASHLPFNRNGLKFFTRQGGLGKPDITKILELAAQNEFAVTTVPGAIVPRDLLSAYAAELVRQIRTAVNHPDHFDEPLRGLKIVVDAGNGAGGFYTDKVLEPLGADTTGSQFLDPDGNFPNHVPNPENAVAMAAICGAVTANQADFGIIFDTDVDRGAAVDHEGRELNRNRLIALIAAIVLQEHPGSTIVTDSITSDGLTRFIEQDLDGVHHRFKRGYKNVINEAMRLNEAGQESWLAIETSGHGAMRENYFLDDGAYLVSKLLGELAKARLSGKRLTDLIANLQEPVESQELRLKILEPDFKTHGNQVITQLQTFVAEQPGWAIVPNNYEGIRVACTNANEDGWFLLRLSLHDPVLPLNVESNVEGGVAQITAKLQAFFTTQAGLDLSAFQS